Proteins encoded in a region of the Gigantopelta aegis isolate Gae_Host chromosome 13, Gae_host_genome, whole genome shotgun sequence genome:
- the LOC121387456 gene encoding uncharacterized protein LOC121387456, whose product MKYDGTVLCKPDFCFFETEQATECKTNGCGECKQIEWRNMTESFVVKLPAPLHPGWNMTWRATQQVIGNGRLAIMFGEHLRMEIMFQNALDYSVSLHVLDDGSMANKVNITGKLKQGDTLEVNVAMAYNLFQVMVKGNPRKPTFDGTEFSLISKRLTEVSFSGSIPTKSLKVMY is encoded by the exons ATGAAGTATGACGGAACCGTTCTGTGCAAGCCCGACTTCTGCTTCTTCGAGACGGAACAGGCAACAGAATGCAAAACAAATGGTTGTGGTGAATGTAAGCAGATTGAATGGAGAAACATG ACTGAATCGTTCGTTGTGAAGCTACCTGCGCCACTTCATCCTGGATGGAACATGACCTGGAGAGCAACTCAGCAAGTAATAGGAAATGGAAG aCTGGCGATAATGTTTGGCGAGCACCTGAGAATGGAGATTATGTTTCAAAATGCGCTGGACTACAGTGTCAGCCTCCATGTTCTAGACGATGGAAGCATGGCCAACAAAGTGAACATTACAGGAAAACTAAAACAAGGGGACACGCTTGAAGTTAACGTTGCCATGGCATATAATCTCTTCCAG GTTATGGTGAAAGGCAACCCAAGGAAACCTACGTTCGACGGCACCGAGTTCTCACTTATTTCTAAACGTCTAACTGAAGTTTCTTTTTCCGGCTCTATCCCTACTAAGAGTCTGAAAgttatgtattaa